The Herbaspirillum sp. RTI4 genome has a segment encoding these proteins:
- the flgK gene encoding flagellar hook-associated protein FlgK, whose product MGTNIQGIGISALAAAQAAIATTSHNISNATVAGYNRQVVEQSSAGAINYGSGFVGQGTQIADITRVYDQFTSKQVLTSQSTSSALSAYGSEIGAIDNLLADSSAGLSPALQSFFTSLQDLSSNPNAAASRQSVLSNAQTLTETLHSLNDQMVQSRNSINSQITSSVTSINSYAQQIAQLNTSIAQATTSGGQPPNDLLDQRDAVIASLNKVVKVSTVAQDNGAYSVFIGTGQPLVLGASVSTLTATPSIADPTRLEVAYSTGNKNVILPDASISGGTLGGLLDYRSSTLDAAQNSLGRIAVALTQSFNAQNKLGLDQNGNPGGNFFTVADPAVTAGTNNSAGVLTAKVTNASQLSTSDYTMKFDGTNFTINRTSDGTKTIFAAPVSAPTTFSQVVDGVTFSGDAATMSAGDSFLVQPTINAAGSMTVALASTQNIAAAAPITTGITAVSSINSTNGTPGTPNTGTGVVSGGAVDSTVLSPGTTFTYTYASGTGTLALTQTPATPVPGAVTVTDTSGNVTNFAAGAAITYSAGATISSGGASFILSGTPANGDTFNLAPTTANTGNATISAGSIDSSYLSAPLTSTSTFRFNSTASTLILTPSAATSVKDVNGIVTNYASGAAIAYSPGATYTTGGASFTITGQPSNGDTFTLGPNVSGVSDNRNSELLSGLQTSNQIGNTTFQGSYSQLVSQIGNKTNQNNVMQTAETTRLKLLTAEQQSISGVNQDEELAKLVQYQQAYQAGAKIIQAASDMMTTLFNL is encoded by the coding sequence ATGGGTACAAATATCCAGGGCATTGGTATCAGTGCGCTTGCAGCAGCGCAGGCAGCCATTGCTACGACCAGCCATAATATTTCCAATGCAACTGTTGCCGGTTACAACCGTCAGGTGGTCGAGCAAAGTTCCGCTGGCGCCATCAACTACGGTTCTGGTTTCGTCGGACAGGGTACGCAAATTGCCGACATCACACGGGTCTACGATCAGTTCACCAGCAAGCAGGTATTGACATCCCAAAGCACCTCCAGTGCGCTGAGCGCCTATGGATCGGAGATCGGTGCGATTGATAATCTGTTGGCCGATAGCTCTGCCGGTCTGTCGCCTGCCCTGCAATCTTTCTTTACCAGTTTGCAAGATCTGAGTTCCAATCCGAATGCTGCTGCTTCGCGCCAGTCGGTACTGTCGAACGCCCAGACGCTGACGGAAACGCTGCACAGCCTGAACGATCAGATGGTGCAGAGCCGTAATAGCATCAACAGCCAAATCACTTCCAGCGTCACTTCGATCAATTCTTACGCGCAGCAGATCGCACAACTTAATACCTCGATTGCACAAGCCACCACGAGTGGCGGTCAGCCGCCTAACGATTTGCTGGATCAGCGCGATGCGGTAATCGCCAGTTTGAACAAGGTCGTCAAGGTCAGTACGGTCGCGCAGGATAACGGTGCTTATAGCGTCTTTATCGGTACCGGACAGCCACTGGTGCTGGGAGCGAGTGTTTCAACCCTGACCGCAACGCCTTCGATCGCTGATCCTACCCGCCTTGAAGTCGCCTACAGCACAGGCAATAAAAATGTGATTTTGCCCGATGCCAGCATCTCTGGCGGCACACTTGGCGGATTACTGGATTACCGCAGCAGCACGCTGGATGCCGCACAAAATTCACTGGGACGGATTGCGGTCGCTTTGACGCAATCATTCAATGCGCAAAACAAGTTGGGTCTGGATCAGAATGGCAACCCCGGGGGAAATTTCTTTACGGTGGCCGATCCGGCTGTCACTGCTGGAACAAACAATTCCGCAGGAGTGCTGACGGCTAAAGTGACTAATGCCAGCCAGCTCTCGACCAGCGATTACACCATGAAGTTCGACGGTACGAACTTCACGATCAACCGCACCAGTGATGGCACTAAGACCATTTTTGCCGCACCGGTGTCTGCGCCGACAACCTTCTCACAAGTGGTTGATGGCGTCACCTTTAGCGGTGATGCAGCGACCATGAGTGCCGGCGACAGCTTTCTGGTACAACCCACCATCAATGCCGCCGGTTCCATGACAGTGGCGCTAGCCAGCACGCAAAATATCGCGGCTGCAGCGCCTATTACTACCGGCATAACGGCGGTCAGCTCGATCAACTCGACCAACGGAACTCCGGGAACGCCGAATACCGGCACGGGTGTGGTGAGTGGTGGCGCGGTGGATTCGACAGTTTTGTCGCCCGGTACCACTTTCACCTACACCTATGCTTCCGGGACCGGTACTCTGGCATTGACGCAAACGCCGGCGACGCCTGTTCCCGGCGCGGTTACCGTGACGGACACCAGCGGTAATGTGACTAATTTTGCCGCCGGCGCTGCCATTACTTATTCCGCCGGTGCGACGATCAGTTCCGGCGGCGCCAGTTTTATCCTGAGCGGCACTCCGGCCAATGGCGATACGTTCAATCTTGCGCCGACCACCGCCAATACTGGCAATGCGACCATTAGCGCAGGCAGTATTGATAGTTCTTATCTCAGCGCACCTTTAACGTCGACCTCGACATTTCGCTTTAACAGCACTGCCAGCACATTGATCCTGACCCCGTCCGCTGCGACCAGCGTGAAGGATGTGAATGGCATCGTAACGAACTATGCTTCCGGCGCTGCAATTGCTTATTCGCCCGGCGCAACGTACACCACCGGCGGTGCCAGCTTTACTATCACCGGCCAGCCCAGCAATGGCGATACGTTTACTTTGGGGCCCAATGTCAGCGGCGTGAGTGATAACCGGAATTCAGAATTGTTGTCCGGGCTTCAGACCAGTAATCAGATAGGCAATACCACATTCCAAGGTTCTTATTCGCAACTGGTGAGCCAGATTGGTAATAAAACCAATCAAAATAATGTGATGCAGACCGCTGAAACTACCCGCTTGAAGTTGCTGACTGCGGAGCAGCAATCGATCAGTGGAGTCAATCAGGATGAAGAATTAGCCAAGCTGGTGCAGTATCAGCAAGCCTATCAGGCCGGTGCCAAGATCATTCAGGCCGCCAGCGACATGATGACGACTTTGTTTAATCTGTAA
- the flgL gene encoding flagellar hook-associated protein FlgL — protein MRISTNMLYQSSISEVNSLQASILRLTQQTTQGKVLNPADDPVASARALDLSQTQALNDQYKTNRQNATSSLAQVSSTLTSVTSLLTDIHSSVVNAGNASYSNSDRLTLANQVTANMQQMMGYANTTDGLGNFLFSGYKSTTTPFVTDSTGAVQYQGDQGSQTLQVDSTRQMAVTTSGQSIFQANGQDTFKTINSLIKVLSTPVTAAANSADAAAAAALPTAVTYQTAQAAVDAKDPADLTVPTYDTLFSQAATAKAAADLAEAARTPVAGSNTALTRALGKIGTSLDALSTSVSAVTAGVGSNQKELATLDEVGSAKAIQYQATVNNLMGLNPSDLTDTVSQLSLQQTYLQAAQKAFTTTSSLTLLNFLK, from the coding sequence ATGCGTATCAGTACCAACATGCTGTATCAATCCAGCATCAGCGAAGTCAACAGCCTGCAAGCGTCCATCTTGAGGCTGACGCAGCAGACCACTCAGGGCAAGGTGCTCAATCCTGCTGACGATCCTGTGGCTTCGGCGCGTGCGCTGGACTTGTCGCAGACGCAGGCCTTGAATGACCAATACAAGACCAACCGACAAAATGCAACCAGCTCATTGGCGCAAGTCAGCAGCACGCTGACCAGCGTTACCAGTTTGCTCACCGACATTCACAGCTCCGTTGTGAATGCAGGTAATGCCTCCTACTCGAATTCTGATCGCCTCACGCTGGCAAATCAGGTGACGGCCAACATGCAACAAATGATGGGTTATGCCAATACCACAGATGGATTGGGTAACTTTTTGTTTTCCGGTTACAAAAGTACGACGACACCGTTCGTCACTGATTCCACCGGCGCGGTGCAATATCAGGGCGACCAGGGTTCGCAAACCCTGCAAGTCGATTCCACCCGCCAGATGGCGGTAACAACGTCGGGACAATCGATCTTTCAGGCGAACGGTCAGGATACGTTCAAGACGATCAATAGTTTGATCAAGGTATTGTCGACCCCGGTGACGGCAGCGGCTAATTCTGCCGATGCCGCCGCAGCCGCCGCATTGCCTACCGCAGTGACCTACCAGACAGCGCAGGCCGCAGTCGATGCGAAAGATCCGGCAGATTTGACTGTGCCTACCTATGACACCTTATTTTCGCAGGCAGCTACGGCCAAAGCGGCGGCAGACCTTGCCGAAGCGGCGCGCACGCCGGTAGCCGGCAGCAACACGGCACTGACCCGCGCCCTCGGCAAGATAGGCACCAGTCTCGATGCGCTTTCCACCAGCGTGAGTGCAGTGACGGCAGGAGTGGGGTCGAATCAAAAAGAACTGGCGACGCTGGATGAAGTCGGTAGCGCCAAGGCAATTCAATATCAGGCCACCGTTAATAATCTGATGGGTTTAAATCCCAGCGATCTGACGGACACCGTAAGCCAGTTGTCGCTGCAGCAGACTTATCTGCAAGCGGCGCAGAAAGCATTCACCACCACGAGCAGCCTGACGCTACTGAATTTCCTGAAGTAA
- the fliR gene encoding flagellar biosynthetic protein FliR, whose amino-acid sequence MISVTTAQLYAWVAAFVWPLTRILGLLALAPPFGNSTVPMQVKLLLGVALTLIISPTIASFPAIEPGSMAGLLIMAQQFLIGLSMGMAMRIVFAAVEGAGEMISSTMGLGFAVFFDPSTQGRTSAISQVIALLATLVFLSINGHLVLLATLANSFQTLPISAAPVTAEGFHQLALWGGLVFSMGLQLSLPVLVALLITNMALGILTRAAPQLNLFGVGFPITLSAGFTLIALALPYMITPLEHFLQSGIEMVRMLGSVPPIVFKP is encoded by the coding sequence GTGATCAGCGTCACTACCGCCCAACTGTACGCATGGGTTGCGGCATTCGTCTGGCCGCTCACACGCATCCTCGGCCTGCTCGCACTGGCACCGCCGTTCGGCAACAGCACCGTGCCTATGCAAGTAAAGTTGTTATTAGGCGTGGCGCTGACCCTCATCATTTCCCCTACCATCGCCAGCTTTCCAGCAATAGAACCGGGATCGATGGCGGGCTTGCTGATCATGGCGCAGCAATTTCTGATTGGCCTGTCGATGGGAATGGCGATGCGCATCGTCTTTGCCGCCGTCGAAGGGGCCGGCGAAATGATCAGTTCCACCATGGGTCTGGGTTTTGCCGTATTTTTCGATCCGAGCACACAAGGCCGCACCTCCGCCATCAGCCAGGTGATCGCGCTGCTGGCAACACTGGTCTTTTTGAGCATCAACGGCCATCTGGTTCTGCTGGCAACGCTGGCCAACAGCTTTCAGACACTGCCGATCAGCGCCGCACCGGTCACTGCGGAGGGTTTCCATCAGCTCGCATTATGGGGAGGACTGGTATTTAGTATGGGCTTGCAATTATCGTTACCGGTCCTCGTGGCACTGCTGATCACCAACATGGCGCTGGGCATTTTGACGCGCGCTGCGCCACAACTGAATTTGTTCGGGGTCGGCTTCCCTATCACCCTATCGGCGGGATTTACGCTGATTGCGCTGGCCTTGCCTTACATGATTACGCCGCTGGAACACTTCCTGCAAAGCGGCATAGAGATGGTGCGCATGCTGGGTTCGGTGCCACCGATTGTCTTCAAGCCCTGA
- the fliQ gene encoding flagellar biosynthesis protein FliQ, with product MTPESVMTLGRQAMQVTLMVAAPMLLTSLVVGLAVSIFQAATQINESTLSFIPKLVCVFIALIVAGPWMLSLLLDYMRLMFSGIPAMVQ from the coding sequence ATGACCCCCGAGAGCGTCATGACACTGGGCCGTCAGGCCATGCAAGTCACCTTGATGGTGGCGGCACCCATGCTGCTGACTTCACTGGTTGTCGGTCTGGCCGTCAGTATTTTCCAGGCGGCTACGCAAATCAATGAATCGACCCTGTCGTTCATTCCCAAGCTGGTGTGCGTGTTTATCGCGCTCATTGTGGCCGGGCCGTGGATGCTATCGCTACTGCTCGACTACATGCGACTGATGTTTAGCGGCATCCCCGCCATGGTGCAGTAG
- the fliP gene encoding flagellar type III secretion system pore protein FliP (The bacterial flagellar biogenesis protein FliP forms a type III secretion system (T3SS)-type pore required for flagellar assembly.): MAGLALLLSLPMTAAAQGLPALTSNPTAGGGQTYSLSIQTLLLMTSLSFIPAAFLMMTSFTRIVIVLSMLRQALGTGGTPPNQVIVGLSLFLTLFVMGPVFDKIYTDAYLPFSDNKITMLQAMDKGSAPLKEFMMKQTRQADLALYAKLSRTPALQGPEDVSLRILIPAFVTSELKTAFQISFSIFIPFLIIDMVVASILMSMGMMMMSPAIVSLPFKLMLFVLVDGWQLLIGSLAQSFY; encoded by the coding sequence ATGGCAGGGCTTGCCCTGCTGCTTAGTTTGCCCATGACTGCGGCAGCACAGGGTCTGCCGGCACTGACCAGCAACCCGACTGCCGGCGGCGGACAAACCTACAGCCTGAGCATTCAGACACTGCTGCTGATGACCTCGCTGTCATTCATCCCGGCAGCCTTCCTGATGATGACCAGCTTTACCCGCATCGTGATCGTCCTCTCGATGCTGCGTCAGGCACTGGGCACCGGCGGCACACCGCCTAATCAGGTGATCGTCGGACTGTCGCTGTTTCTCACACTGTTCGTGATGGGACCGGTATTCGACAAGATTTATACCGACGCCTACCTGCCGTTTTCCGACAACAAAATCACCATGCTCCAGGCGATGGATAAGGGTTCTGCGCCGCTCAAGGAATTCATGATGAAGCAAACGCGTCAGGCAGATCTGGCCTTGTATGCCAAGCTGTCTCGCACGCCGGCGCTGCAAGGCCCCGAAGATGTATCGCTGCGAATATTGATCCCGGCGTTTGTCACCAGCGAATTAAAAACGGCATTCCAGATCAGCTTTTCCATCTTTATCCCCTTTCTGATTATCGACATGGTGGTCGCCAGTATTCTGATGTCGATGGGGATGATGATGATGTCGCCGGCCATTGTTTCTCTGCCATTCAAACTGATGCTGTTCGTGCTGGTGGACGGCTGGCAATTGCTGATCGGCTCGCTGGCGCAAAGTTTTTATTAA
- the fliO gene encoding flagellar biosynthetic protein FliO, with protein MKPFVLRCTSCINSALLFTLAAGSACAADASAPSETTSLLTMLMGLAIVLALMAGIAWLLKRSGITRLQGTAIVKVVGGASVGTRERVMVIEVADQWIVIGVAQGQVNLLSTMPRGSATPAAEAASTAAPNNFSAWLKQTIEKRNANR; from the coding sequence ATGAAGCCGTTTGTACTGCGCTGCACGTCTTGTATCAATAGTGCCCTGCTGTTCACACTGGCCGCCGGCAGTGCCTGCGCCGCCGATGCCAGCGCACCCAGCGAGACCACCAGCCTGCTCACGATGTTGATGGGGTTGGCGATTGTGCTGGCCTTAATGGCCGGAATCGCCTGGCTGCTCAAACGCTCCGGCATCACCAGACTGCAAGGCACTGCCATCGTCAAAGTAGTCGGCGGAGCCAGCGTCGGCACGCGCGAACGCGTGATGGTCATCGAAGTCGCGGATCAATGGATCGTCATTGGCGTCGCCCAGGGCCAGGTCAATCTCCTCAGCACCATGCCGCGCGGCAGTGCCACACCGGCAGCCGAGGCAGCATCGACAGCGGCACCAAATAATTTTTCAGCCTGGCTGAAACAGACCATAGAAAAACGCAATGCCAACCGTTAG
- the fliN gene encoding flagellar motor switch protein FliN: MADNIVGEEEIDEDDPWGAAIAEQTQAEELQKKTHAEEMDSQVMKAQAAQSTVFKDFAASDYKTNAPNDIDFILDIPVQLTVELGRTKIAIKNLLQLAQGSVVELEGMAGEPMDVLVNGCLIAQGEVVVVNDKFGIRLTDIITPAERIRKINR, from the coding sequence ATGGCTGACAATATTGTCGGAGAAGAAGAAATCGACGAAGACGACCCATGGGGCGCCGCGATTGCCGAGCAGACGCAGGCTGAAGAGCTGCAAAAGAAAACGCACGCCGAAGAAATGGACTCTCAGGTCATGAAGGCACAGGCGGCCCAATCGACTGTTTTCAAGGATTTCGCCGCCTCGGATTACAAAACCAATGCGCCCAACGATATCGACTTCATCCTCGATATTCCGGTACAGCTGACGGTGGAATTGGGGCGCACCAAAATTGCGATCAAAAATCTGCTGCAACTGGCGCAGGGCTCTGTCGTGGAACTCGAGGGCATGGCGGGTGAACCGATGGATGTGCTGGTCAATGGCTGCCTGATTGCACAAGGTGAAGTCGTCGTCGTCAATGACAAGTTCGGTATCCGCCTGACCGACATCATCACTCCTGCTGAACGGATTAGGAAAATCAACAGATGA
- the fliM gene encoding flagellar motor switch protein FliM translates to MAEHFLSQEEVDALLKGVSGESDDVVVEEDPSAVRNYNLATQERIVRGRMPTLEIINERFARLFRIGLFNFLHRTSEISVGPVKVIKYSEFIRNLVVPTNLNLVHIKPFRGIGLIVFDPQLVFLLVDNMFGGDGRFHTRIEGREFTPTEQRIIMRVLDICCETYAKSWEPVYPIEFEYIRSEMNTQFANIATPNEVVVATTFSVELGPVSGEVHICTPYSMIEPVRDRLTTSLQGEALEVDKRWLRLMKQQIQTAEVELIANFGTARVTFTDLLNMQVGDVIPLVTEKLVTAKVDGVPVMECGYGQLNGQYALRVEKLLSVNHNDSPEEDL, encoded by the coding sequence ATGGCAGAACATTTTCTTTCACAGGAAGAAGTCGATGCACTCCTCAAAGGAGTCAGCGGCGAGAGCGACGACGTTGTCGTCGAGGAAGATCCGTCTGCGGTCCGCAATTACAACCTGGCAACGCAGGAACGTATTGTCCGTGGTCGCATGCCGACCCTGGAAATCATCAACGAACGGTTTGCCCGACTGTTCCGCATCGGCTTGTTCAACTTCCTGCACCGCACATCGGAAATTTCAGTCGGCCCGGTCAAAGTCATCAAGTACAGCGAATTCATCCGTAATCTGGTGGTACCCACCAATCTGAACCTGGTCCACATCAAACCCTTTCGCGGCATCGGTCTGATCGTGTTCGATCCCCAGTTAGTGTTTTTGCTGGTCGACAATATGTTTGGCGGCGATGGCCGCTTCCACACCCGGATCGAAGGGCGTGAATTCACGCCGACCGAGCAACGCATCATCATGCGCGTGCTCGATATCTGCTGTGAAACCTATGCCAAGTCCTGGGAGCCGGTGTACCCGATTGAATTCGAATACATCCGCTCGGAAATGAATACCCAGTTCGCCAACATCGCTACCCCCAATGAAGTCGTGGTGGCAACCACCTTCTCGGTGGAACTCGGCCCGGTCAGCGGCGAAGTGCATATTTGCACCCCGTATTCCATGATCGAACCGGTGCGCGACCGCCTCACCACCAGCTTGCAAGGTGAGGCACTGGAAGTCGATAAACGCTGGCTGCGCCTGATGAAACAGCAGATTCAGACCGCGGAAGTAGAACTGATCGCCAATTTTGGCACCGCACGCGTTACCTTTACCGATCTGCTCAACATGCAAGTCGGCGATGTCATCCCGCTCGTCACTGAAAAATTAGTGACCGCAAAAGTGGATGGCGTCCCCGTCATGGAATGCGGCTACGGGCAATTGAACGGGCAATATGCCCTGCGTGTGGAAAAATTATTATCCGTCAATCATAACGATTCACCGGAAGAAGATCTCTAG